The following coding sequences are from one Paucidesulfovibrio gracilis DSM 16080 window:
- a CDS encoding heavy metal translocating P-type ATPase, with amino-acid sequence MTDSGSNNPPKSAPTKPSAQEVQRAAESLPGGPGSGQATGANVQVQAQVRGMHCGACAARIERVLGKTPGVASVSVSLAGESMSLEYDPETVDREQIEESVSRLGFGVDLPEPAAAHHDSLRLDIQGMHCAACVARVERTVRNLPGVDEADVSLADNTGTIQFDPATISRADIRKAIRDAGYESREQTGEDLFEERRREMAEDLRHRRNRLIPAFLFALPLLVVSMGHMWGMPLPGFLDPMHSPLNFALLQLALTLPVLWSGRFFYTIGIPALLRGGPNMDSLVAVGTGAAFLYSVWNTVEIALGRAYGFDPVAKAMDLYFESAAVLIALISLGKYFEARSKMRTSEAIRSLMNLSPDTALVVQDGKENEVPAQDVQPGDLVRIRPGTRIPVDGEVVEGRSGVDESMLTGEPLPVTKEPGDTLTGGSLNTTGSLLMRAQRVGSETTLARIVEMVRRAQGSKAPIASLADKVSFYFVPAVMSIAVLAGLAWYVVGGADFAFSLRIFVAVMVIACPCAMGLATPMSIMVGTGRGAQLGVLVKGGESLQALSEIRTIAFDKTGTLTRGEPTVDGIWTPEQADAASQEEQALALAAAAESQSEHPLALAVLKAAEERGMTLPQTKSFDSVPGRGVHAQIQDHDGDGVRDVLLGNRELLQEQNVSLAPAATEAAEQYAGQGKTALYLAVDGTLAAVLALADTPRQESAEVLKKVHGLGIRTVMLTGDAEPAARAVAGQLGIDEVRARILPGDKADAVADLQRHGRIAMVGDGVNDAPALARADVGIAMGSGIDSAVEAGDVVLLRGGLDGLLTALELSRSVMRNIRQNLFWAFAFNVLGIPVAAGVLILFGGPGLNPMIAGTAMAMSSVTVVSNALRLRSFKEKKTTTSTSEES; translated from the coding sequence ATGACCGATTCGGGTTCCAACAATCCACCAAAAAGCGCGCCCACGAAGCCTTCGGCTCAGGAGGTGCAACGCGCCGCTGAATCCCTGCCCGGCGGACCGGGAAGCGGACAGGCCACCGGCGCCAACGTACAGGTTCAGGCCCAGGTGCGGGGAATGCATTGCGGTGCCTGCGCCGCACGCATCGAACGCGTGCTGGGCAAGACTCCTGGCGTGGCTTCGGTCTCGGTCAGTCTGGCCGGGGAAAGCATGAGCCTGGAGTACGATCCGGAAACCGTAGACCGCGAACAGATCGAAGAATCCGTGTCCCGCCTGGGATTCGGCGTGGACCTGCCCGAACCGGCCGCCGCGCATCATGACAGCCTGCGGCTGGACATCCAGGGCATGCATTGCGCCGCATGCGTGGCCCGCGTGGAACGCACCGTGCGCAACCTGCCCGGCGTGGACGAAGCCGACGTCAGCCTGGCCGATAATACCGGCACCATCCAGTTTGACCCCGCGACCATTTCCCGCGCCGATATCCGCAAGGCCATCCGCGACGCAGGGTATGAAAGCCGGGAACAGACCGGTGAGGATTTGTTTGAGGAGCGCCGCCGCGAAATGGCCGAAGACCTGCGTCATCGCCGTAATCGGCTCATACCGGCGTTTCTTTTTGCCTTGCCTCTGCTCGTGGTTTCCATGGGACACATGTGGGGCATGCCCCTGCCTGGGTTCCTGGATCCCATGCACTCGCCCCTGAATTTCGCCTTGCTGCAACTGGCGTTGACCCTGCCTGTGCTCTGGTCCGGGCGATTCTTCTACACCATCGGCATTCCCGCCTTGCTGCGCGGCGGACCCAACATGGATTCCCTGGTGGCGGTGGGGACGGGGGCCGCATTTCTCTATTCCGTGTGGAACACCGTGGAAATCGCCCTGGGCCGGGCCTATGGATTCGACCCTGTGGCCAAGGCCATGGATCTGTATTTCGAATCCGCGGCAGTGCTGATCGCCTTGATCTCCCTGGGAAAGTATTTTGAAGCGCGTTCCAAGATGCGTACTTCCGAGGCCATCCGGTCGCTGATGAATCTTTCGCCGGACACGGCCCTGGTGGTGCAGGACGGAAAAGAAAACGAGGTGCCCGCCCAGGACGTGCAGCCCGGCGACCTGGTGCGCATCCGGCCCGGTACACGCATCCCCGTGGACGGCGAAGTGGTGGAGGGACGCTCCGGCGTGGACGAGTCCATGCTCACCGGCGAACCTCTGCCCGTGACCAAGGAACCGGGCGACACGCTTACCGGCGGCTCGCTGAACACCACCGGAAGCCTGCTCATGCGCGCCCAGCGTGTCGGCTCGGAAACCACCCTGGCCCGCATTGTGGAAATGGTGCGCCGCGCCCAAGGGTCCAAAGCCCCCATTGCCAGCCTTGCGGATAAGGTCAGCTTCTATTTCGTTCCTGCGGTCATGAGCATTGCCGTGCTTGCGGGATTGGCCTGGTATGTTGTGGGCGGTGCGGACTTCGCTTTTTCCCTGCGTATCTTCGTTGCCGTGATGGTCATTGCCTGCCCCTGCGCCATGGGGTTGGCCACGCCCATGTCCATCATGGTCGGTACGGGCCGGGGTGCTCAGCTGGGTGTCCTCGTTAAAGGCGGAGAATCCTTGCAGGCTCTGAGTGAGATACGCACCATCGCTTTTGACAAAACCGGCACCCTGACCCGGGGCGAACCCACGGTGGACGGCATTTGGACTCCGGAACAGGCCGATGCCGCTTCCCAAGAGGAACAGGCGTTGGCCCTGGCCGCGGCCGCAGAGTCGCAAAGCGAACACCCGCTGGCCCTGGCCGTGCTCAAGGCTGCTGAGGAACGCGGAATGACTCTTCCTCAGACGAAATCCTTTGATTCCGTACCCGGAAGGGGCGTCCATGCCCAAATTCAGGACCACGACGGCGACGGTGTCCGGGACGTGCTCCTGGGCAACCGCGAGCTGTTGCAGGAACAAAATGTCAGCCTTGCCCCTGCCGCCACGGAAGCGGCTGAACAATACGCCGGGCAGGGCAAAACCGCGCTTTATCTGGCTGTGGATGGTACGCTGGCGGCCGTGCTTGCCCTGGCAGACACCCCGCGACAGGAAAGCGCGGAAGTGCTGAAAAAGGTACACGGCCTGGGCATCCGTACCGTTATGCTCACAGGCGACGCCGAACCTGCTGCCAGGGCCGTGGCCGGACAATTGGGCATTGATGAGGTACGCGCCCGCATCCTGCCCGGAGATAAAGCCGATGCCGTGGCCGATCTGCAACGGCACGGGCGTATCGCCATGGTGGGGGACGGGGTCAACGACGCTCCGGCCCTGGCTCGCGCCGACGTGGGCATTGCCATGGGGTCCGGCATCGACTCCGCCGTGGAAGCCGGGGACGTGGTGTTGCTGCGCGGCGGCCTGGACGGACTGCTCACCGCTCTGGAACTCTCCCGGAGCGTGATGCGCAATATTCGGCAAAACCTGTTTTGGGCCTTTGCATTCAATGTCCTGGGCATCCCCGTGGCCGCCGGTGTGTTGATCCTCTTCGGCGGGCCGGGTCTCAATCCCATGATCGCGGGTACGGCCATGGCCATGAGTTCCGTGACCGTGGTGTCCAATGCCCTGCGTTTGCGCTCGTTTAAAGAAAAAAAGACCACAACCTCAACATCGGAGGAATCCTGA
- a CDS encoding 4Fe-4S dicluster domain-containing protein: protein MKMLTTPRMERCIGCHACSLACARLVHGRISWDTAGIRIKSSGGLSTGFEARVCVACDPAYCAQACPTGAMTQRRGGGVIVKKKLCIRCGECARACPVDAIHLDQTGQPFVCIHCGRCVSFCPHDCLELVDVDTPAKENAPGPDRDSATEKETS from the coding sequence ATGAAAATGTTGACCACTCCCCGCATGGAACGCTGCATCGGCTGCCATGCCTGTTCCCTGGCCTGCGCCCGGCTGGTGCACGGTCGTATTTCCTGGGATACGGCAGGCATCCGCATCAAAAGTTCCGGCGGCCTTTCCACGGGATTCGAGGCCCGCGTCTGTGTGGCCTGCGACCCGGCGTACTGCGCCCAGGCCTGCCCCACAGGGGCCATGACCCAACGTCGCGGCGGCGGCGTCATCGTCAAAAAGAAACTCTGCATCCGTTGCGGCGAATGCGCCCGGGCCTGCCCCGTGGACGCCATTCACCTGGATCAAACCGGCCAGCCCTTTGTCTGCATCCATTGCGGACGGTGTGTTTCCTTCTGCCCGCACGACTGTTTGGAACTGGTGGACGTGGATACCCCGGCCAAGGAGAACGCTCCCGGACCGGACCGGGACAGTGCAACGGAAAAGGAGACCTCATGA
- a CDS encoding glycine zipper domain-containing protein yields the protein MKKAMLILVMLVFLAGCANKAQQGAATGGLLGATVGALTAGNKVQGAAIGAGLGILLGYIVGNEWDKYDQQRLNNTMETAPSGHTSTWRNPDTGAYYEATPQPAYYEEDRIYRDVEMKAVVDGKEETVKAKAYRNPDGTWTLVE from the coding sequence ATGAAAAAGGCAATGTTGATTCTCGTCATGCTGGTGTTTTTGGCGGGCTGTGCCAACAAGGCCCAGCAGGGAGCGGCCACGGGCGGCTTGCTCGGAGCCACCGTTGGAGCGCTCACCGCCGGTAACAAGGTCCAGGGCGCGGCCATCGGTGCCGGTCTCGGCATTCTCCTGGGCTACATCGTGGGCAACGAGTGGGACAAGTATGACCAACAACGGCTGAACAATACCATGGAGACCGCGCCCTCCGGTCATACCAGCACCTGGCGCAACCCCGATACCGGCGCCTATTACGAGGCCACTCCCCAGCCCGCATACTACGAAGAGGATCGGATCTACCGCGACGTGGAAATGAAGGCCGTGGTGGACGGCAAGGAAGAGACCGTCAAGGCCAAGGCCTACCGCAACCCGGACGGCACCTGGACCCTGGTGGAATAG